The following nucleotide sequence is from Campylobacter coli 76339.
CTTAAATGAGTTTTTAGTATCAAATCTTTCATTTTTAATTGTTGATTGTTTAAATAATGAAATTCCCACAATGTCCTAGATAAAAACACTGCTAAAAATCCAACTAGAATTAATACAAGAATAGTTTCAAAAAGACTAAAAGCTTTATTCATCGTAAAAATATAGGGAGTAGTCTTGATCTGGAATATATAATTTTTTAAATTGAAAGATTTTATCGTCTGCATAGTTTTCTTTAAAATCAAGAGTTTTTAAATTTTGTACATGAAGCTTTATATCTTTTTGATGAGGATGGGCGTAAAGTTTATCTTGTAGTGCGTATAATCTTTCAAAATAATTTAAATAATTATGGTTTTTATTTAGCTGATAAAATAATTTAGAAATACTTGTAAAAATTAATCCTAAAATAATAATGCAAAGAATTAATTCTAAAAGCGAAAATGCAACCTTCATGTTGCACTAGCATTAAGAGCTTCAAAGAAAGTCCCACGGATGCCTTTTTGTTCTAATACTTTAATCCCTTTTATAGTAACGCCTGCAGGCGAGCAGATATTTTCTTTAATGATAGCTGGGTGCTCATTTTCTAATAAGGCTGCGGCGCTTTTAAAAAGTGAACGAGTAAGATTTAAGCTTAGCTCTTTTGATAGTCCTTCATGTACGCCAGCATTAGCAATGCTTTCAGCTACTAATGCCAAAAAAGCAGGAGCGCAACCACTTATAGCCATTGCAGCATTCATTTGTTTTTCTTCGCTTAATTCATAAGCTTTGCCAAAAGTATTTAAAATTTCTATGATTTCATCTTTAAAATTTGAATTTTTTAAAATATAAGGAGTTGTAGAAGCTTTATATTTAGCTGCTGTATTTGGCATTATCCTCGCGTAGTTTTGAGCTTGGATAAGTTTTAGTTTATCAAAGTCTGTATTGGCTAAAACTGAAATTAAAATTTTTGCTTTGCCTTTTAAATTTGCTGCGACACTTTCTAAAGCATAAGGCTTAAAAGCTAAGATAATATTTTTATTTTCTATATTAAAATCTTCATAGAGTAGAGTTTTAAAACCTTCTTTTTCTAAATTTTGAAGTTTTTCTAAATTTCTACCAACTATATAGATATTATAAGAATCTTTTAATCCATAAGCTAAAGCTTGCGCCATTGCACCATTAGCAAGTATATATAAATCGGCTTTCATTACTTTTTAATATAGTTTGCAATCTGATCTGCTTGAAAAAAGTCAGGATAATTTACAGTGTCTAGAATTACTTGCACCATAGAATTATTATCAAGATTGATAACTACAGGAGCTAGGAAATTTACAGTAGACTCTTCTATGCTTTTAGCAATTGCTACTATATTGAAAATTTTCATATTAGATTCAGGTGTTAAAGAAAGTAATTCTTGGTAGTATGTAGGTATATCAAATTCATAATCTGGTCTTATAAGATAAGGGTTAATAAGAACAAAAGAAAAATCTTTTCCATCAAGACTTTTAAGTCTTACAAACACTTCATCAATGGTTGAAAATTCCATATTTTTGGTTTCTTCGAAACCTAAGATAGGGCATTTAACAGCTAGTGTCATTTTTTCTCCTCGAGTTTATAATAAAATATTTTATCACAAAATAAGCAATATTAGTTCCAAAATTTAAATTATTTATCTATTTTTATTATAATTTTAATCAGAAAATAATCATAAAGTGTTTAAAATAGTATATTTAACTTAAACATTAAAAAGGGTAAAAATTAATGAGAAAAAAAATCTTTCTATTTATCTTACTAGGAGTTTTATTCAGTGCTTGTAGCACAAAAAATAATGAAGGGCTGTATAATTTAAGCGCAAATGAATGGTATAAGCAAATCATTAAAGATTTGCAAGATAAGGACTTAGAAAAGGCTGATGATCATTATAATGGTATGGCAAGTGAGCACATAGCAGATCCACTTTTAGAGACAACTCAAATTATCTTAGCACAAGCACATATGGATGAAGAAGAATATCAATTAGCAGAGTTTTATTTGGATGAATATAATAAAAAATTTGGAAATTCACGCAACGTAGATTATATTCGCTATCTTAAAATTAAGGCCAAATTCGATGCCTTTGCTGTACCAAACCGCAATCAAGCTCTTATGCTTGAAAGTCAAAAAGAAATAGATAGTTTTTTAAAAGATTATCCTTATACAGAATATGAACCTTTAGTACAAACTATGTTGACTAAATTTAATTTGGCAGTATTTTATTTAAATGATACAATACACGATTTATATGAGCGCACAGGACATACTCAAAGCGCTGAAATTTACCAAGAAAGATTACAAGAAAGCGAATTTTATCATCAAAGTATCATTAAGCCAGAGCTTCCTTGGTATAGAAGTATATTTGAAAAATTTTAGATTTAAGGGAAACTGATGCAAATTGAAGAAATGCAAAATTATCCGAGTAATTTACCTATTCTAGTAGAAGATGAATTATTTTTATATCCATTTATGATTACTCCAATTTTTATTAGCGATTCGGCAAATATGAAAGCTTTGGATTTGGCGATTAAGAATGATTCAATGCTTTTTGTAGCTCCTTCAAAACTTGAAAATGGAAGATCTTTTGATGAAATTTATGACTGCGGGGTAGTTGGAACGATTATGAGAAAAGTTCCTTTACCTGATGATAGAGTTAAAATACTTTTTCAAGGTTATGCTAAAGCTAGAATTATCAAACCGCTTTCAAACAAACCTTTAGAAGCTCAAATAGAGCTCATCAAAGAAGAAAATTTGGAAGCTACAAAAAAAGAAGCCTTACTAGATGTTTTAAAAGAAAAAGTGAGAGCTTTAGCAAATGTAAGTCATTATTTTTCACCTGATTTACTTCGAACTATAGACGAGGGTTTGGATGCTTCTAGAATTTGTGATTTGATTTTAAATACTATCCGTATAAAAAAACACGAGGCCTATGAATTTTTTATCTTAACTAACCTAGAAGAAAAGCTTTTAAAATTAATAGACTTGATAGCTCAAGAAATAGAAGCCAATAAAATTCAAAAAGAAATCAAAAACAAGGTTCATTCTCGCATTGATAAAGTCAATAAAGAATATTTTTTAAAAGAACAGCTTAAGCAAATTCAAAAAGAATTAGGTAGTGACAGCCAAAAAGAGGATGAAGTTAGGGATTATTATAAAAAATTAGAAAGCAAAAAGAAATTTATGCACGAGGATGCTTACAAGGAAATTAAAAAGCAAATTGAGAAATTTGAACGCATTCATCAAGATAATTCCGAAGCTTCTATGATACAAACCTATATTGAAACTGCTTTAGATGTACCTTTTGAAAAAGTAGCAAAGAAAAAACTTGACATTAAAGAAGTAGCCAAGCAGTTAAATCACGATCATTATGCGCTTAATAAACCAAAAGAACGCATTGAGGAGTATTTTGCTGTGCGTGAGCTTTTAGAAAAGCGTGGTATAGCAGATAAAGATGGAGCTAAAGTTATACTTTGTCTTTATGGACCTCCAGGGGTTGGAAAAACTTCATTGGCTAATTCTGTTGCTAAAGCATTAAAAAGAGAACTTATTCGCATCGCTTTAGGGGGTTTAGAGGATGTGAATGAATTGCGCGGACATCGCCGTACTTATATAGGTGCGATGCCAGGACGCATTACTCAAGGTTTGATTGAAGCAAAACAAATAAATCCTGTAGTTGTGCTTGATGAAATTGATAAGCTAAATAGAAGTTTTAGAGGCGATCCTAGTGCGGTTCTTTTAGAAATTTTAGATCCTGAACAAAATTCTAAATTTAGGGATTATTATTTAAATTTTAATCTTGATTTGAGCAAGGTGATTTTTATAGCAACGGCTAATGATATAAGCAATATACCTGCTCCTTTAAGGGATAGGATGGAATTTATAGAGCTAAGCTCTTATACTCCAAATGAAAAATTTCACATTACTAAAAAATATTTAATTCCTGATGAGCTTAAAAAGCATGGATTAAAATCTAGTGAATTAGATATTAATGATGAGACTATAGAGCTTATCATAAGCGAATACACTAGAGAATCGGGGGTAAGAAATTTACGCAGAAAAATAGCTGAGCTTTGCCGTAAAAGTGCTAAAAAATTACTTTTAGAAGATATTAAAAAAGTAAGCATCAATGTTAAAAATTTAAATGAATTTTTAGATAAAAAAGTTTTTGAGATAGAAAAGCATGATGGAGAAAACCGCGTAGGACAAGTCAATGGACTAGCATGGACTAGTGTGGGCGGAGATGTTTTAAAGGTTGAAGCGATCAAGATTAAAGGTAAGGGAGAATTGACTCTTACTGGAAGCTTGGGTGATGTGATGAAAGAATCTGCTAGAATTGCTTTTAGCGTGATTAAGGTTTTAATCGATGAAGGGAGGATTAAAATTCCTAAAAAGATGATTATTGATCCTAAAAACAATGTTTATGATAGTTATAACTTGCATATCCATGTACCCGATGGCGCAACTCCAAAAGATGGCCCAAGTGCTGGAATTACGATGAGCACAGCTATCGCTTCAGTTTTTAGCGATAAAAAGGTTCGATCTGATGTGGCTATGACTGGAGAGATAGATTTGGCTGGAAAAGTATTGCCTATAGGAGGGCTTAAAGAAAAGCTTATTGCAGCATATAAAGCTGATATTAAAATAGCTTTGATTCCAAAGAAAAACTATGAAAGAGATTTAAAAGATATTCCTGATGAGGTTAAAGATAACATGAAAATCATTGGAGTTACAGATTTTGATGAGGTTTTAAAATACGCTTTAGTTTAAAATCTAGAGTGAGGGAAGAAAAAGGCAAAATATTGATTTTGCCTTTTTTAACAACTTATAGTCCTTCGAAAGGATTATTTACTACTTCTTTTCTATCTACTATGTAAGGAATAAGAGCTACATGTCTAGCGCGTTTAATAGCAACTTCTACCATTTCTTGGTATTTTTTGTCTTGTCCCTGTTAAGCGGCGAGGCATGATTTTAAATCTTTCTGATAAAGCATGTTTTAACATAGCTGTATCTTTATAATCAATAAATTCAACTTTTGCTTCTGTGTATTTGCAATATTTGCGAGAGTATTTTCTTTTTTCTGCCATAGTTTATCCTTTAAAATGGTAAATCGGTGTCATCGCTATCGTAAGCGTCAACATCAATTTCTTTAATTTTTTCTTGGTTTTGGTTAGGATTTTGTGATTTTACCTGTGTTTGCTGTGGAGCTTTTTTGAAA
It contains:
- a CDS encoding Transformation system protein, whose translation is MKVAFSLLELILCIIILGLIFTSISKLFYQLNKNHNYLNYFERLYALQDKLYAHPHQKDIKLHVQNLKTLDFKENYADDKIFQFKKLYIPDQDYSLYFYDE
- a CDS encoding Pyrroline-5-carboxylate reductase, producing MKADLYILANGAMAQALAYGLKDSYNIYIVGRNLEKLQNLEKEGFKTLLYEDFNIENKNIILAFKPYALESVAANLKGKAKILISVLANTDFDKLKLIQAQNYARIMPNTAAKYKASTTPYILKNSNFKDEIIEILNTFGKAYELSEEKQMNAAMAISGCAPAFLALVAESIANAGVHEGLSKELSLNLTRSLFKSAAALLENEHPAIIKENICSPAGVTIKGIKVLEQKGIRGTFFEALNASAT
- a CDS encoding Flagellar assembly factor FliW, coding for MTLAVKCPILGFEETKNMEFSTIDEVFVRLKSLDGKDFSFVLINPYLIRPDYEFDIPTYYQELLSLTPESNMKIFNIVAIAKSIEESTVNFLAPVVINLDNNSMVQVILDTVNYPDFFQADQIANYIKK
- a CDS encoding Putative lipoprotein translates to MRKKIFLFILLGVLFSACSTKNNEGLYNLSANEWYKQIIKDLQDKDLEKADDHYNGMASEHIADPLLETTQIILAQAHMDEEEYQLAEFYLDEYNKKFGNSRNVDYIRYLKIKAKFDAFAVPNRNQALMLESQKEIDSFLKDYPYTEYEPLVQTMLTKFNLAVFYLNDTIHDLYERTGHTQSAEIYQERLQESEFYHQSIIKPELPWYRSIFEKF
- a CDS encoding ATP-dependent protease La Type I; translated protein: MQIEEMQNYPSNLPILVEDELFLYPFMITPIFISDSANMKALDLAIKNDSMLFVAPSKLENGRSFDEIYDCGVVGTIMRKVPLPDDRVKILFQGYAKARIIKPLSNKPLEAQIELIKEENLEATKKEALLDVLKEKVRALANVSHYFSPDLLRTIDEGLDASRICDLILNTIRIKKHEAYEFFILTNLEEKLLKLIDLIAQEIEANKIQKEIKNKVHSRIDKVNKEYFLKEQLKQIQKELGSDSQKEDEVRDYYKKLESKKKFMHEDAYKEIKKQIEKFERIHQDNSEASMIQTYIETALDVPFEKVAKKKLDIKEVAKQLNHDHYALNKPKERIEEYFAVRELLEKRGIADKDGAKVILCLYGPPGVGKTSLANSVAKALKRELIRIALGGLEDVNELRGHRRTYIGAMPGRITQGLIEAKQINPVVVLDEIDKLNRSFRGDPSAVLLEILDPEQNSKFRDYYLNFNLDLSKVIFIATANDISNIPAPLRDRMEFIELSSYTPNEKFHITKKYLIPDELKKHGLKSSELDINDETIELIISEYTRESGVRNLRRKIAELCRKSAKKLLLEDIKKVSINVKNLNEFLDKKVFEIEKHDGENRVGQVNGLAWTSVGGDVLKVEAIKIKGKGELTLTGSLGDVMKESARIAFSVIKVLIDEGRIKIPKKMIIDPKNNVYDSYNLHIHVPDGATPKDGPSAGITMSTAIASVFSDKKVRSDVAMTGEIDLAGKVLPIGGLKEKLIAAYKADIKIALIPKKNYERDLKDIPDEVKDNMKIIGVTDFDEVLKYALV
- a CDS encoding SSU ribosomal protein S18p @ SSU ribosomal protein S18p, zinc-independent; protein product: MAEKRKYSRKYCKYTEAKVEFIDYKDTAMLKHALSERFKIMPRRLTGTRQKIPRNGRSCY